A stretch of DNA from Campylobacter concisus:
CCACTTCATCCAACTGTCTATGCAAAATTACTTGGCGAGAAAATAGATAAACACGGCGTTAATGTCTATCTTGTAAATACAGGCTGGAGTGGTGGTGCTTACGGCGTTGGCAAGCGTATGAGCATAAAAGCAACTCGTGCTTGCATAAATGCGATCCTTGATGGCAGCATCACAAAATGTGAGTTTGAAAATTTTGATAAATTTAACTTCGCTATTCCAAAAGAGCTTGATGGCGTCGAGACAAAGCTACTAAATCCTATAAACACATGGACGCATCCGGCTGAGTATAACGCTTCACGTGACAAGCTAGCTAAAATGTTTGTTGAAAATTTCAAACGTTACGAAGATGTAAAAGAGGGCGTTGAGTACGCTAAAGCTGGTCCAAAAGCTTAATTTGCATAGCCTTGCAAAAAATTTTGCAAGGCTAGTTTTTTTAGTTGGCATTTTTGATATTAAAGTATCTTTCTTCTAAATTCCAAGTTCAATTGTTACATTTGTAAATTTATTCTAGTAAGTAACAAAATATTAGATATTGCCAAATATATGAGTTACTAATAAAATTTTCCTATTACACTTAGCCTAGTTTTTTCTGTGCTTGAACCAAGTATCAAATATCATTTATTGTGCTACTGTTTTCTAAAAATTTTTATAGGTTTTAGGAGGAGATAGATTGCATAAATTTAGGGTAAAAAGAAAAAATAAGGGCAAAGTTGCCCTTATAGTTATAAATGTATATTATGAGTGAAAGTGAAATTCCTCTGGATGATCTAGTGCGTATCTAAATTTATCCATATCGACTTTTTTATCCCAGATAGAAACTATCATGCAACCAACAGCGTTACCGCAGAGATTACCAACTGCACGCATCTCTGACATAAATTTATCAACGCCAAGTAGCACAGCCACGGTGACAACTGGTATGCCAGTGCTTGGGAGTGCGCTTAGTGTGCCTGCAAGGACGACAAAGCCTGAGCCTGTCACGCCAACAGCGCCTTTACTTGTTATCATTAGCACGATTAGAATACTTATTAGATGCTCAAAACTTAGCGGGATGTTGAAAGCCTGCGCTAAGAAGATAACGCTTAAGCTTAGATAGATGTTGGTGCAGTCAAGGTTAAATGAGTAGCCAGTCGGGATGATAAGTCCAACTGCGCCTCTATTTATACCAGCTGATTCTAGCTTTTGCATAAGTGGCGCAAGAGCTGTTTCGCTCGAGCTTGTCGCAAAGACTACCAATACCTCTTTTGAAATAAAACGCATAAATTTAAAGACATTGATTTTTGCAAAATAGCAAATAATGCCAAGCACGACAAAGATAAAAAAGCAGCTCGCAAGTGCCATAACAACCAAAAGCTCCATCATGCCAAGAAGCGTTCCGATACCAAATTTGCCGATTAGATAAGCCATAGCTGAAAATGCAGCCACTGGGCTAAAGAGCATAAGCCAACTAAGAAGTTTTAAGACATAGTGCTGGATAAATTCAAGTGGCTTTAGGCAAGCTTGTTTTTTATCATGAGCTAGCAGCGAAAGTACGATGGCAACGATAATAGCCATGAAAAGTACTTGAAGTGTGTTTGATTTTATAAATGGATCAAGTATATGCACGTATGGGAAAATGTCATCTACTGGCACAGCACCTCTTAAAAGATGAAGTGTATGTGCTACAAATCCGCTATTTGCGTCCATATTTGCAGCTTGAGATGTAAATTTAGCCACACTTGAGGCATCAAGCTGAGTATAGTCAAGATTCATACCATGTCCTGGACGAAGTGTCTCGCCAAAGATGATACCGACAGCAAGTGCAAGTGTGCTAACTATCTCAAAATAGATAAATGCCTTTAATCCAATAGACCCAAGATCTTTTAAACTCTCAAGTCCAACGATACCTGAAACGATCGTTAAAAAGATAATAGGACCAATCAAAATTTTAAGTGCTTTTATAAAATAATCAATGCCTGGCTTGCTTGCTATACCAAGCTCAGGTGCGACCATGCCAACGATAACGCCACCAACAATACCGATCACAACCCAAAAGGCAAGATTGGTAAATAATCTTATGGCAAGGCTTCCTTGCTTTTTAGTATTATTCATAAATTTCCCCTTTATAGGCTTTCTCTGATCTTAGCAGAGATGATCTTATCGCCTTGTCTTATAGCGTCAAGCACCTTTAGGCTCTCTTCATCAACGCATTTTCCAAAGACTGTATGCACGCCGTCAAGATGAGGTTGTTTGCTATGACAGATGAAAAACTGTGATCCGCCAGTATCACGCCCTGCGTGAGCCATGCTTAGGCTACCGCGCTCGTGTTTTACCTTTTGGTTGTCGCATTCGCATTTTATTCTCCAGCCAGGACCGCCTGTACCTGTGCCATTTGGACAACCGCCTTGGATAACAAAATTTGGTATAACTCTGTGAAAATTTAGACCAGTATAAAAGCCTGATTTTATCAAATGGATAAAATTTGCGACAGCTTGTGGAGCTTCTTCGGCAAAAAGTTCAAGTCTGATCTCGCCTTTGTCTGTCTCTAAAACTACAAATTTATCTTTTTTAAGTTCATCTAAATTTATATCATAAACTTTTAATTCATCAAAACGCATGTATTTCCCTTTTATTCGATATTTGTATAAACTGCTTGAACATCATCATCATCTTCTAGCTTATCAAGAAGTCTCTCAACCTCAAGCATTTGCTCTTCGCTTAGATTCACGGTTTGATTTGGTAAGTATTGAAGTGAAGCTTTTTTAACTACTAAATTTAGCTTTTCGATACCTTCATGAAGTGTGCCAAAATTTGCATAATCACCGTATACAAATAGCGTCTCATCGTCAGCCTCGATATCGCTTAGGCCATAATCTATCAGCTCAAGTTCGATCTCTTCAATGTCTGCGCTTGGTTTTTCAAGCTCAAAAACGCTCTTTCTTGTAAACATAAAGCTAAGGCTGCCACTTGGTAAAATTTCTCCACCATTTTTGCTAAATATCGCTTTAACATTGGCAACCGTTCTTGTTGGATTGTCGGTCGCACACTCAACGATGATCTGCACGCCGTGAGCTGCTTTACCATCATAAAAAATAGTCTTAATATCGGCACTGTCTTTGCCATTTGCTCTTTTTATGGCAGCGTCGATGTTATCTTTTGGCATATTTTCAGCTTTTGCTGCTGCGATTGCCGCACGAAGTTTTGGGTTCATATCTGGATCACAACCACCATCTTTTGCAGCTACTGTTATAGCTTTTGAAAGTTTTGGAAATACTTTGCTCATCTTATCCCATCTAGCTTCTTTTGCCGCTCTTCGGTACTCAAATGCTCGTCCCATAAATATCCTTAAATAAATTTTTTACGGATTATAACTAAAAAAATTTTATACTTTTTTAAAACATTTTTAGTTTGCATATTGCGGGTTATTAATTTGTAAATCGCAGATTGATATTTGGTAAAAATTTAAGCTAGAGTTTTATAATGACGCACATGATACAAAATGCTCAAAAACAAGATGCAAAAAGCTGCATAAAGCTACTAAATCTAGCAATGGAGGATATCGCCTACAAGCTAAGTGGCTACGACGATCCTATTAAAAGTGATGAAATTTTAGAAATTTTTTTCAAAAGTGAGACAAATAGACTAAGCTATAAAAATGTCTTTGTTTATAAACATAACGAGGAAATTATAGCTGCTATGTGTGCTTACTTTGGTGGCGACGTGGAGCAGCTTGATAGAGAAATTTCGCAGCATTTAATGGCTCTTGGCAAAGATACTCAAGTAGAAAAAGAGTGTTTTGACGATGAGTTTTATATAGATAGTATCGCTGTTGATAAAAATTTTAGAGGCCAAGGGCTTGCAAAAGAGCTCATAAGGCATTCATTTGTCGTAGCAAAAGAATTAGGGCATAAAAAGGTTTCATTAATAGTAGATACAAATAAACCAAAAGTTCGTAAATTTTACGAGAGCCTTGGCTTTAAATTTAATGTTAAGAAAATTGTAAATTTACATGAATACGACCATATGATAAAGGAGATAATATGAAAACATTTGAAGCAAGCAATATCCACTGCCAAAACTGCGCAAACACTATAAAAAACGCACTTGAAGATGACTTTGGCAAGATAGAAGTTGATCTTAGCAAAGAGCCAAGACAAGTTAGGGTTGATCTTAAAGATAGTGAAGTTGAAAAATTTAAATCTGAAATGGCTGATCTTGGATTTGACGTTATAAAGGAGCTTTGATATGCCTTTAAAAGTCAAGCTAAATATAGCGGGAATGAGCTGCGTAAATTGCTCAACCGCTATCGAGAAAGTTTCTAAAAAGATAGATGGGGTGCTTGAAGCAAATGTAAATTTTGCAAATGCAAGCGGCGAATTTGTCCTAAAAGACGCTAGCGTGCGTGAAGTTTTAGAGCAAAAGATAAAAAAGCTTGGCTACTTTGTGGCGACAAATATTGATGAATTCGAAGCCAAAAGAGACGAGCATATAACTGCGATCAGAAATAAATTTATATTTGCATTTCTAGCGAGCATGGTCATCATGGCGCTTGAGATGTTTGTAAGGCCTAGCGTGGTTGTAAATTTAGCCATTTTAGTGCTTGGCTTTTTGGTGCTAGCTTTTAGTGGCAAAGACTTCTTTGCTCACGCCATAGAGGCTGTTAAAAACAAAAACTACGATATGAACGTGCTTGTAGCTCTTGGAAGCGGCAGTGCATTTTTATACTCGCTTTTTGTTGTGATCTTTTCAGATTTCATCCCAGATGATCTAAAAAATGTCTATGTCTCGGGCGCAGCGATGATAATAGCCTTTGTTTTGCTAGGTAAGTATCTTGAAGAGCGCTCAAAGGCAAAGGCAGGCGACTACCTAAAGACGCTACTTAAAATTTCGCCAAAGACCGCCTTTTTGGTCATGCCAGATGGACATAGTAAAGAGGTAAATGTAAATGAGCTAAAAGTAGGCGACATCGTCATCGTAAAAAATGGCTACAACATTCCAAGTGATGGCGTGATAGTTCAAGGTGGCGCTGAGATAGATGCTTCTATGCTTACAGGAGAGAGCTTGCCAGTTTATAAAGAGGTGGGAGATGGCGTATTTGCCGGCACTCTAAACACAAATGGCTACATAAGCGTCAAGGTGACAAAGAGCTCTTACGAGAGCTTGCTATCTCAAATTTTAAACCTACTAAGCGACGCTAGCTCTAAAAAGATGCCTATCGGACGGCTGGCTGACAAGATAGCAAACATCTTTGTGCCAAGTGTCGTGGCGATCTCAGTTCTTACATTTTTTATATGGATAATTTTTAGTGGAAATTTCGCCTATGCGATCTCTAGCGCGATCTGCGTTTTAATAATCTCATGTCCATGCGCTCTTGGACTTGCTACGCCAATAGCAATAGTAAGCTCGCTTGCACGTGGTGCAAAAGCTGGAATTTTAGTAAAAAATCCAGAAGTTTTAGAGCTAATAAAAGATGCTAAATTTGTAGCATTTGATAAAACTGGCACGCTTAGTAAAGGGCAAATCAGTGTCAAAAGCTCAAATTTAAGCGAGCAAGATTTAGCTCTTATCGCTTCTGCTGAAAATTTAAGTGAGCATCTCATCTCAAAAGCTATCGTTAGATATGCAAAGCAAAAATGTATAGATTTACAAAAGCTAAATGGAAAATTTCAAAATGTTGTCGGGCAAGGCATCATCTATGAGGATGAGAATAATCAGATAATAATCGGAAACGAAAAGCTGCTTTTGGCAAATGAAGTAAGTTTAAATCCGGATGAAAGTAACGCTATAAAAGAGGCTACAAACGATGGAAGCGGCGTCATACTTTGTGCTATAAATAAAAAATTTGTCGGTTTTTTAACGCTTAGTGATGAGCTAAAAGACGAGGCAAGTGATGTTATAAATGAGCTTACAAGTCTAAATTTACAAAGTGTGATCCTCTCAGGCGATGATGAGAAAGTAGTTGCAAGCATCGCTAAGAAGCTAAATGTGAGCAAATATCACGCAAATATGTTGCCTGAAGATAAATTTAATGAGATAAAAGAGCTTACAAATCATGGTGGCGTTATCTTTGTTGGTGATGGCGTAAACGACTCACCATCACTTAAAGAAGCAAGTGTTGGTATAGCTATGAACTCGGGCTCAGATATAGCAAAAGGTGCTGGAGATATCGTGCTTATTAAAAATGATTTGCGTGGCGTGACCGGACTAGTTAGACTAGCAAATGCTACTATGGCAAACATAAAAGAAAATTTATTTTGGGCATTTATGTATAACGCGATTTGTATTCCAGTGGCTGCTGGTGTGCTTTACCCGGTCTTTGGGCTACTTTTAAGCCCAGTTTATGGCTCAATGGCGATGTGTCTTAGCTCTGTTACTGTCGTTTTAAACGCACTTAGACTTAGATATCTACGACTTAAGGATTAAAATTGAGGCTTGGGGAACTTTATAGCGTTGTAGCGGCTGCGCTTGCTGCAAATTTTAGTGGCATTTTGGATGTTTCATCTTTTATGCGTATCAAAAAGACAAATGCGTGGATAACGCAGACTAATAGCGAAGCAAATAAAAAAGGCAATGAGCTTTATGCCAAATTTATCAAAGATGAAAGTAGTGCTGCTTTATGTGACGATTTTGTCATTTTAAAGTCAAAATTTGAGGCAAGTTACTGTTTTTCTTCTGCAAAAGATGATCTAGCTCAATTTTACAAGGCTATAAATTTTCAGCCAAAAATGGGCGAGGTTGATAGCATCTCAAATCAGTTAATTTTAATAGCAAATATTTTAAAAAGTGAAGCATCTAAGGAGTCTATGAAGCTTCTTGCAGCTTTTAGTGTCTCATTTTTCTTGCCTTATGCTAAACAGCTTTCAAGAGATATCCAAAAAGACGCAACTAGCAATTTTTATAAATCAATGGGATATTTTTTAGAGGATTTTTGCCTAGTTTTAGAAACTATTATTGGTAAGGCTTAGTTTTAAGCCTGTGCCATTTCTATCATTTGAGTTTTAATGCTTAAAATGTTATTTTGAATGGCTGACTGCTCTAAATTTAAGTAATGAAGCATTTGCATAGAGTTACGATCTTTTAGGCTTTGGATGCTTGAAATTTGATGTGAAATATCTAGCTTTTGATCTTGTAATTTTTCTAAGTCTTTTTGTAACTGTATAGCGCTCGCTTTATTAATAATTATAGGGGAAATTTTAGCATCTTCTCTTTGTTCTACATGTACTTCATTGCTTCTAACAATATCTTTTTTGTCATAGCCAGAAGATACTAACATGCTTGTTTTTGAGCTATTTGAAGAGATAGATGTATAGCCATCATGATAGAAAATATTTGAGTTCATATTCGCATCTATTTGCATATCATCCTTCCTCTTATAGATTATTTTTATTTTAAACTATATTCAATAGAAAATTAAAATAGTTTTTAAAAAGTTATATTTTGAATTATATTTCTATATCCTTAAAGATAAATTATATTTATAACTTTTTTGCAACTTTATAGTTAAAATACCCAGTTAAGTGCTATTTTGTTAAAATCACGCAAAACTAATTAAAGGTAAAGCTATGAAAAAAGATGAAAACGCACATAAAAAGATGTGGGAGGGAAGATTTAGCGAGGCTAGCTCGAAGTTACTTGAGGAATTTAATGCTTCTATAAATTTTGATAAAAATCTTTTTGAAGAAGATATCGCTGGAAGTAAGGCTCACGCAAAGATGCTTGGAATTTGTGGAATTTTGAAAAAAGATGAGTCAGAGGCGATCATAAAGGGGCTTGATGAGGTTTTATCTGAGATAAGAGCAGGTAAATTTATTTTTAAAATAGAGGATGAAGATATACATATGGCAGTTGAGAAGCGCCTTAGCCAGATCATCGGAGCTGAGCTTGGTGGTAGATTGCACACAGCTAGAAGTAGAAATGACCAAGTTGCGCTTGATTTTAAATTTTACGTATTGAAGAAAAATTTAGAAATTTCTTCATGTATAAAAGAGCTCATCGCCACGCTTACAAATTTAGCCAAAAATCACAAAGATACGCTAATGCCAGGCTACACGCACCTTCAGCATGCCCAGCCGGTAAGCCTTAGCTACCATTTGCTAGCGTATGCCTTTATGTTTAAGAGGGATTTTGAGCGATTTGTTAGCTCCTATGAGCGAAATAACTTTAGTCCGCTTGGCTCAGCAGCACTTGCAGGCACTCCTCATAAGATAGATAGAACTATCGTTGCAAGTGAGCTTGGCTTTGCAGGTTGCACGCAAAATGCGATGGATAGCGTGAGCGACCGTGACTTTGCGCTGGAAATTTTATTTAACATTAGCGTTTTTATGACGCACGCTTCTAGGCTTTGCGAGGAGCTCATACTTTGGAGCTCTCAAGAATTTGGCTTTGTAAGCATTAGCGACGCTTATAGCACGGGCAGTTCCATAATGCCACAGAAGAAAAATCCAGATGTAGCCGAACTCATACGCGGTAAAACTGGACGTGTAAATGGAAATTTAGTAGCACTACTAACTACGATGAAAGGTCTGCCACTTGCTTATAATAAAGATATGCAAGAAGATAAAGAGGGTGTGTTTGACAGCGTCTCAACCATTTTAAGCTCGGCTACTATCCTAAACGAGATGATAAAAACGGCTAAATTTAATGAAAAAAACATGTTAAAAGCGACAAAAACTGGGCATCTAAGTGCCACTGATCTGGCTGATTATCTAGTGCGTGAAAAAAATATTCCATTTAGAACAGCACATTTTATTACAGGTAAAGCTGTTGCAAAGGCTGAAAGTTTAGGACTTGATTTGAGTGAATTAAATGAAGAGCAGCTAAAAAGTGTCGATGAAAATTTAGATGAAAATGCTATTAAATTTCTAGATCTTCACGCTTCAAAAGAGGCTCGCAATTCAAAAGGCGGCACGGCAAATAAAAGCGTTGAAGAGCAAATTAAAATTTTAGACGATTGGCTTAAGTAAAAAGAGTTATAATTACGCGTAATTTACAAATTTTAAAGGATGAAAAATGTTTTTTGATGGCAAGAATAAAGAGCTTTCTAGTAAAAATGAAGCTTTACAAAGAGAAAATGAAGCTTTAAAGGCTGAAATTTTAGTACTTAAAGAGGAGCTAAAAAACGTTAAAACTTGCGAGCCAAAAGAACAAGCTAAGGATAAGCAAGAGGCTGTAAATTTATTGCTTTCAAGTTATCAAGATGGTATAAATTTCTTGCAATTAACAATGGAAGAAAATCTAAAAATGCTTGAAAGTATAAACGGATTAAATGAAAAGACTTTCAAAGAGACAGGTGAACTCAAGTCGCAAACGGCTGAAATTTTAAACTCGATCGAGCAAGTAAGCCAGATGAGTGGCGATCTCTCAAACGACGCATCTTCACTTGATGGAAGCGTAAATTCGATTGTTGAGATTATAAATCTAATTAAAGACATCTCAGATCAGACAAATTTACTAGCTCTAAATGCTGCGATCGAGGCGGCCCGTGCTGGTGAGCATGGACGAGGTTTTGCTGTCGTGGCAGATGAAGTTAGAAAGCTAGCTGAGCGCACTCAAAAAGCAACACTTGAAGTAGAAGTGAATATAAATGGCCTTAAGCAAAGTGCGAATACGATGATCGAAATGAGTGAGAATTTTTCAAAAATTTCTGCAAATGCTATGAAAATTTTAGGTGGATTTGAAGGAAATATCTCAAGCGTAAACGCAAATACGCAAAATATCCTAAATCAGGCTTTAAATGTTACAAATGAAGTCTATGTAAGTAATGGAAAAATAGATCATATAAATATGAAGCTAAATGGATATAGAGGTGTGCTTTTAAATGAATTTAATAAAATTCAAGATGTTCATGAGTGTAGATTTGGCAAATGGTATGAAAAAGATGTGAAAAATACTCTTGTAAAAGATGCCAAAATTCTCTCAAGTATCGCAGCTCATCATGAAAATGTTCATCATGGACTAGAAAAAGCGATGGTTATTTTTGCTGATAAAGACAAAGGAAATCTACCTGGCGTTGAAATATTAAAAGATGTTGAAAACTCAAGTAAAGTAGGTTTTGAAGAGTTGCTTGAAGCTATTAAGTCTGCAAGAAAATAAAATCTTAGACTCATGCTTTGAGTCTAAGATTTATAAGTTATTAAAATGTGCTTTGTGGATCAGCTACGCCTTCGCTCCAGCCAAGCTTCGCTCCGCCAAGTAGGTGAAAATGTAGATGCATAACCTCTTGGCCGCCGTTTTCGCCGCAGTTTGTGATGAGGCGGTATCCGCTCTTATCAACGCCCATTAAGGTCGCCACTTCTTGGATAAATTTAGTCATCTCTCCCATTAAAACCGGATCCATCTCTTGGAAATTTTTATAGTGTTTTTTTGGGATGATTAGGATGTGGATCGGTGCTTTTGGATTTATATCGTTAAAAGCTAGAAATTTCTCGCTTTCAAGCACTTTGTTGCAAGGGATTTCACCAGCTACGATCTTTTCAAATATGGTCATTTTAGCTCCTTTGAAATTTTTCAAAATTATATCAAAGTGTGCTTAAATTTCGTGCTCTTTATCTTGATTTTAACTCTTTTTCTATAAAATCGACTCAAAAATTTATAAAGGTAAAAAATTGCAAGATTTCGTTAATAAAATCAAAAATGAAATTTCAACGCTTGACGATCTTGAGAAGGTCAGGGTAGAAATTTTTGGCAAAAAGGGCATCTTGGCGCAAGGTTTTGCAAAGCTAAAAGAGCTTGGCGAAGATGAGAAAAAGGAATTTGCAGCAAATTTAAATAAGCAAAGAGATGAGCTTAGCGAGCTAATAGAAGCTAAAAAGGCTGAGCTTAGCGAGCAAGAGATAGATAACAAGATGAAAAAAGAGGCTGCTGATATCACGCTATTTAATGAGCCAGTTGCTAGCGGAGCGCTGCACCCTGTTATGGCTACGATGGATAAGATAATTGAATACTTTTTAGCGCTAAATTTCTCGCTCGAGACTGGGCCACTTATAGAAGATGATTTTCACAACTTTGAAGCGCTAAATTTACCAAAATACCACCCAGCAAGGGATATGCAAGATACATTTTACCTAGATGATTTTAGACTTTTAAGGACGCATACAAGCCCAGTTCAGGTGCGAACTATGCTAAATCAAAAACCACCAATTCGTATGATAGCGCCAGGTACTGTCTTTAGACGTGATATGGATTTAACGCATACACCGATGTTTCACCAGGTCGAGGGCCTTGTGGTGGAGGATGCTGAGAAAGTTAGCTTTGCAAATTTAAAATCAATGCTAGAGGGCTTTTTAAAGCATATGTTTGGCGACGTTGAAGTGCGTTTTCGCCCTAGCTTCTTTCCATTTACGGAGCCTAGCGCTGAGGTTGATATTAGTTGTATATTCTGCCATGGCAAGGGCTGCAGAGTGTGTAAGCAAACTACTTGGCTTGAGGTACTTGGATGTGGTGTCGTTGATCCAAATGTATTTAAGGCGGTTGGCTATAAAAATGTAAGTGGATACGCTTTTGGCCTTGGCGTTGAGAGATTTGCGATGTTGCTTCATAGAGTGCCTGATCTAAGGTCGCTTTTTGAGGGAGATTTAAGATTGTTGGAGCAGTTTAAATGATAATTTCAAAGCATTGGTTAAACGAGTGGATCGACCTTAGCGACGTTAGCGGCGAGACACTTTCAAAGACATTAAATTCTATTGGGCTAGAGGTTGATAGCTATAAAGAGATAAATTTACCAAAGAGCATTGTGGTTGGCTACATAAAAAGTAGAGAAAAGCACCCAGATGCTGATAAACTAAGTGTTTGTCAGGTAGATGTTGGTGGAGAGACGCTTCAGATCGTGTGTGGGGCTAAAAACGTTGAAGCTGGCCAGTTTGTGCCAGTTGCACTTATTGGCACGACTATGCCAAATGGTCTTGAGATAAAAAAAGCAAAGCTAAGAGGTGTTGAGTCAAGTGGTATGATCTGTTCTTCAAGTGAGCTGGGACTTCCAAAGATAAATGATGGAATTTTGCCACTTGATGAGAGCATCGGCAAGCTAAAACTTGGTACAAGCCTTAGTGAATTTGAGGTCTTTAGGGATACGATAATAGAAGTTGATGTCACAGCAAACAGAGGCGATTGCCAAAATTTACATGGCATCGCAAGAGAAATTTGTGCAGCGCTTGATCTAAATATGAAAGATGGCCACGAAGACGATGAAAGCGAAAATTTACTAGGTATTGGCAGAATAGCTTCTGTGCGAGCAGAGGATAAAGTAAGTGGGTCATTTTTGTATAAGGCTTTTGAGCTAAAAGAGGGACTATATGAAAATCTAATAACTCGCATGCGTCTAGCATTAATAGAGTGCCAAAAGACAAATTTAGTTGAGAGACTGCTTGAATACGCGACATTTTGCACGGGTGTTTTATTTAGGGCTTATGATCACGCTAAGCTAGTAAGTGAAGGTGAAAAGGCTGTTTTTGATATAAAAAATGGCGAAAATGGCGAGTGCGTGGTTTTTTGTGAGGATAAAAATTTAGGTGTTGCTGGAATTTACCAAAGCGATGAGGCTAGGGTCGATGAGGGCTCAAAGGTGATCTTGGTAGAGGCTAGCTACGTAAAACCAGATGTTGTTTCAAAGGCTATTTTTGAAAACAAAAATTTACCAAAAGGCGATCAAGTTTATCGCTCAAGTCGTGGTAGCGAGCCAAATTTAGCTTACGGGGCGGACTATCTTTTTAAAAGGCTTGCTAGCTTTAAAGATAGCCTAAGTCTTTTTGCAGGCTCCCAGCAATCACTTCTAAACACCGAGCCTATCACTCTTAGCATCTCACTTGGCGAGCTTAAAAATATGATCGGTCAAGAGGTTGCAAGAAATGATGTCGTTAAAATTTTAAAGAAGCTTGGCTTTGAGATCGCAGTAAATGTCGAGCAAGAGAGCTTTAATGTAAAAGTGCCGCTATTTCGCCACGACATCGTAAATTCGCATGATATCTGCGAGGAGATCGTAAGGATAATAGGCATCGACAATATCGCCTCAACGCCGCTAAATTTTGCAGAGAAAAATAGGCTAAATAAGACATATTTTGACTATAAAAATGCTCTAAATTTAAGACACAGTGCTGCTGATAATGGATTTTTTGAGAGTGTGCATTATGTGTTTGATAGCCAAGATGAGCTCAGTGAGCTAAATTTCAAGCCATGCAAGGTCAAGATATTAAATCCTATAAACAACGAGCTAAATACACTTAGACCAACTCTTGTAAATCACCTCTTGAGCTCATGCGAGAAAAATATTAAAAATTCTAAACGCTCAGTTAGATTATTTGAACTCGGAGAAGTTTTTGATGAAGACGCAAGTCAAGGTCTAAATTTAGGCTTTGTTGTATCTGGGCTTTTAAAAGAGCCAACATTGATAAATGGAGCAAAAGGCGAGGAAGCAAATTTCTATGCTTTTGCTTCGATGGTGCAAAATGTTATAGGTAAATTTGAGCTAAAACCTTGCCATGGCATTTCATATCTTAGTCCATACGAGCAGGCACACATCTATCAAAATGGCGAAAAGATAGGCTATATCGGTAGAGTCGATGCGAGAGTCGAAGCAAAGAGAGATCTGCCAAGAACTTATATCTGCGAGATAGATTTTACCAAACTCAAATTCGAACCTATTTTGGCTATTCCTTATTCTAAGTTTCAAAGCACCACAAGGGATCTTAGCCTTATTGTGCCTGAAAATTTTGAGGCTGGGCGAATTTATGAGTGCATAAGAGGGCTAAATTTAAAAGAGCTAAAAGAATTTTTACCGGTTGATATTTATAAAGATGCGAAGCTAAATGGCTCAATCAGTCTTAGTTTGAAATTTACATTTCAGGATATGGAAAAAACACTTGAAGATGATGATATAAACGCACTTATGG
This window harbors:
- a CDS encoding heavy-metal-associated domain-containing protein; the encoded protein is MKTFEASNIHCQNCANTIKNALEDDFGKIEVDLSKEPRQVRVDLKDSEVEKFKSEMADLGFDVIKEL
- a CDS encoding GNAT family N-acetyltransferase, with the protein product MIQNAQKQDAKSCIKLLNLAMEDIAYKLSGYDDPIKSDEILEIFFKSETNRLSYKNVFVYKHNEEIIAAMCAYFGGDVEQLDREISQHLMALGKDTQVEKECFDDEFYIDSIAVDKNFRGQGLAKELIRHSFVVAKELGHKKVSLIVDTNKPKVRKFYESLGFKFNVKKIVNLHEYDHMIKEII
- a CDS encoding heavy metal translocating P-type ATPase is translated as MPLKVKLNIAGMSCVNCSTAIEKVSKKIDGVLEANVNFANASGEFVLKDASVREVLEQKIKKLGYFVATNIDEFEAKRDEHITAIRNKFIFAFLASMVIMALEMFVRPSVVVNLAILVLGFLVLAFSGKDFFAHAIEAVKNKNYDMNVLVALGSGSAFLYSLFVVIFSDFIPDDLKNVYVSGAAMIIAFVLLGKYLEERSKAKAGDYLKTLLKISPKTAFLVMPDGHSKEVNVNELKVGDIVIVKNGYNIPSDGVIVQGGAEIDASMLTGESLPVYKEVGDGVFAGTLNTNGYISVKVTKSSYESLLSQILNLLSDASSKKMPIGRLADKIANIFVPSVVAISVLTFFIWIIFSGNFAYAISSAICVLIISCPCALGLATPIAIVSSLARGAKAGILVKNPEVLELIKDAKFVAFDKTGTLSKGQISVKSSNLSEQDLALIASAENLSEHLISKAIVRYAKQKCIDLQKLNGKFQNVVGQGIIYEDENNQIIIGNEKLLLANEVSLNPDESNAIKEATNDGSGVILCAINKKFVGFLTLSDELKDEASDVINELTSLNLQSVILSGDDEKVVASIAKKLNVSKYHANMLPEDKFNEIKELTNHGGVIFVGDGVNDSPSLKEASVGIAMNSGSDIAKGAGDIVLIKNDLRGVTGLVRLANATMANIKENLFWAFMYNAICIPVAAGVLYPVFGLLLSPVYGSMAMCLSSVTVVLNALRLRYLRLKD
- a CDS encoding peptidylprolyl isomerase; its protein translation is MRFDELKVYDINLDELKKDKFVVLETDKGEIRLELFAEEAPQAVANFIHLIKSGFYTGLNFHRVIPNFVIQGGCPNGTGTGGPGWRIKCECDNQKVKHERGSLSMAHAGRDTGGSQFFICHSKQPHLDGVHTVFGKCVDEESLKVLDAIRQGDKIISAKIRESL
- a CDS encoding cation:dicarboxylate symporter family transporter is translated as MNNTKKQGSLAIRLFTNLAFWVVIGIVGGVIVGMVAPELGIASKPGIDYFIKALKILIGPIIFLTIVSGIVGLESLKDLGSIGLKAFIYFEIVSTLALAVGIIFGETLRPGHGMNLDYTQLDASSVAKFTSQAANMDANSGFVAHTLHLLRGAVPVDDIFPYVHILDPFIKSNTLQVLFMAIIVAIVLSLLAHDKKQACLKPLEFIQHYVLKLLSWLMLFSPVAAFSAMAYLIGKFGIGTLLGMMELLVVMALASCFFIFVVLGIICYFAKINVFKFMRFISKEVLVVFATSSSETALAPLMQKLESAGINRGAVGLIIPTGYSFNLDCTNIYLSLSVIFLAQAFNIPLSFEHLISILIVLMITSKGAVGVTGSGFVVLAGTLSALPSTGIPVVTVAVLLGVDKFMSEMRAVGNLCGNAVGCMIVSIWDKKVDMDKFRYALDHPEEFHFHS
- a CDS encoding YebC/PmpR family DNA-binding transcriptional regulator, with the translated sequence MGRAFEYRRAAKEARWDKMSKVFPKLSKAITVAAKDGGCDPDMNPKLRAAIAAAKAENMPKDNIDAAIKRANGKDSADIKTIFYDGKAAHGVQIIVECATDNPTRTVANVKAIFSKNGGEILPSGSLSFMFTRKSVFELEKPSADIEEIELELIDYGLSDIEADDETLFVYGDYANFGTLHEGIEKLNLVVKKASLQYLPNQTVNLSEEQMLEVERLLDKLEDDDDVQAVYTNIE